In Acaryochloris marina S15, a single genomic region encodes these proteins:
- a CDS encoding cation:proton antiporter, translated as MNTFIDTLSMSPLLQGGISQPWLIATANADEAPLILSGVLLTLVVIYLASKLGGELSQLLNLPPVLGELVGGVAIGASALHLLVFAENGTVAADSALMPILQFIGGNLSAESITSIFESQSEIIEILSELGVIILLFEIGLESDLRELTEVGYQAVLVAIVGVVAPFTAGTAGLIFLFHMPTIPAIFAGAALTATSIGITSKVLSELGYLKSKEGQIIVGAAIIDDVLGIIVLAVVASLAKTGEVDVVNVLYLIGSATLFLVGSIFLGRFFNQAFVTIADQLQTRGKLVIPALSFAFIMAFLANAIHLEAILGAFAAGLVLDETDKRKELDQQVIPIADIFVPIFFVTVGAKADLSVLNPAIPENREGLVIAAFLIVVAMIGKLITGWTVVGQPGINRFAIGVGMIPRGEVGLVFAGIGSASGVLDKPLEAAIITMVILTTFVAPPLLRVAFKSGAIAIESPATNN; from the coding sequence ATGAATACATTCATCGATACTTTATCAATGTCACCGCTCCTCCAAGGGGGCATCTCTCAGCCCTGGCTAATCGCAACGGCTAATGCAGATGAAGCTCCCCTGATTCTCTCAGGTGTCCTGCTCACTCTGGTGGTCATTTATCTGGCCAGTAAGCTGGGCGGTGAGCTATCTCAGCTTTTAAATCTACCTCCTGTTTTAGGAGAACTAGTCGGAGGCGTGGCCATTGGGGCCTCGGCTCTTCACCTGTTGGTCTTTGCTGAAAATGGAACCGTTGCCGCTGATTCGGCCTTGATGCCCATTCTGCAGTTTATTGGTGGCAATCTCAGTGCTGAATCGATTACCTCAATTTTTGAAAGCCAGAGCGAAATCATTGAGATTTTATCTGAGCTGGGGGTGATTATTCTGTTATTTGAGATTGGCTTAGAGTCTGATCTTAGAGAGTTAACAGAAGTAGGGTATCAGGCCGTTTTGGTGGCGATTGTGGGCGTCGTTGCCCCCTTTACTGCCGGGACAGCCGGATTGATTTTCCTGTTTCATATGCCGACGATTCCAGCGATCTTTGCCGGGGCAGCGTTAACGGCAACCAGCATTGGGATTACCTCTAAAGTCTTGTCTGAATTAGGTTATCTCAAGTCTAAAGAAGGCCAAATCATTGTTGGGGCTGCCATTATTGATGATGTGTTAGGCATTATCGTCCTGGCTGTGGTCGCCAGCTTGGCTAAAACAGGCGAAGTGGATGTTGTTAATGTTCTGTATTTGATTGGTAGTGCCACCCTGTTTCTCGTGGGTTCCATCTTCTTAGGCCGATTCTTCAATCAAGCCTTTGTGACCATTGCCGATCAGCTGCAGACCCGCGGAAAGCTAGTGATTCCTGCCCTGAGTTTTGCTTTTATCATGGCCTTCCTTGCCAATGCGATTCATCTAGAAGCGATTCTGGGTGCCTTTGCCGCTGGCTTGGTGCTAGATGAAACCGATAAGCGCAAAGAGCTAGATCAACAGGTGATTCCCATTGCCGATATTTTCGTCCCGATTTTCTTTGTCACCGTGGGGGCAAAAGCAGACTTAAGCGTTTTGAATCCTGCCATTCCTGAGAATCGAGAAGGTCTCGTGATTGCCGCCTTCTTAATTGTGGTGGCAATGATTGGCAAACTAATCACTGGCTGGACCGTTGTGGGTCAGCCTGGCATTAATCGATTTGCGATTGGCGTCGGCATGATTCCCCGAGGAGAAGTGGGCTTGGTCTTTGCTGGCATTGGTTCTGCGAGTGGTGTTTTGGATAAGCCCTTGGAAGCTGCGATTATTACGATGGTGATTCTGACGACCTTTGTGGCCCCACCGTTGTTACGGGTGGCGTTTAAAAGCGGTGCCATTGCCATTGAGTCTCCGGCAACGAACAACTAA
- a CDS encoding cation:proton antiporter subunit C — protein MLEAFIFATILCGFFGIILKENLMMKIIAMDVMSTGVIAYYVKISARQGLFTPIITDTHQGAYADPVPQAVILTAIVIGFSVQALMLVGVMKLSRDNPTLESREIEKTYTP, from the coding sequence ATGTTAGAAGCGTTTATATTTGCGACGATTCTCTGTGGCTTTTTTGGCATCATCCTCAAAGAAAATCTGATGATGAAAATTATTGCCATGGATGTGATGAGTACAGGCGTGATCGCCTATTACGTCAAGATCTCAGCTCGTCAAGGGTTATTCACCCCGATCATCACAGATACCCATCAGGGAGCCTATGCCGATCCCGTTCCCCAAGCCGTGATTTTGACAGCAATTGTGATTGGCTTTTCAGTGCAGGCCTTGATGTTGGTGGGAGTGATGAAGCTCTCTCGCGACAATCCCACCTTGGAAAGCCGCGAGATTGAAAAGACTTACACACCATGA
- a CDS encoding cation:proton antiporter produces MNTLTIVWIALPFFVGFVGYLIPKLDRYLALAMTLVSASYAARVFMEPAPLTLQLMDSFGVTLRIDSLSGYFILTNALVTAAVICYCWGTGKSAFFYTQTIILHGSVNAVFICADFISLYVALEVIGIAAFLLVSYPRTNRAIWVALRYLFISNTAMLFYLVGAVLVYQANHSFAYTGLEGAPPEALALIFMGLLTKGGVFVSGLWLPLTHSESETPVSALLSGVVVKTGVFPLARMALMVEEVAPIITLFGVGTAFLGISLALFEQDTKRLLAQSTISQLGFILAAPAVGGFYALTHGLVKATLFLTAGTLPSRDFQELHKQPMPRSLWLVLVMASCSISGIPLWSGFASKALTLKSVLPWQMIALNIATVGTIATFAKFIFLPHQSEAKPVRPGFWVAVLLLLGVLLAANGIYYQAYTVANIGKALAKVGLGWLVYWLVIRRVVLKLPRVQEQLEHLIGGMSLMLVLLFWMVLA; encoded by the coding sequence ATGAATACCCTTACGATCGTTTGGATTGCCCTGCCGTTTTTTGTTGGGTTTGTAGGATATCTGATCCCTAAACTGGATCGATACTTAGCATTGGCTATGACCTTGGTGTCTGCCAGTTATGCTGCCCGGGTTTTTATGGAGCCAGCCCCATTAACGCTGCAGCTGATGGACAGCTTTGGGGTCACCCTCAGGATTGATAGTCTCAGTGGCTACTTTATCTTGACCAATGCCTTGGTGACAGCTGCCGTCATTTGTTATTGCTGGGGTACGGGAAAATCCGCTTTTTTCTATACCCAAACCATCATTTTGCATGGCAGCGTCAATGCTGTCTTTATCTGTGCTGACTTCATTAGCTTATATGTGGCCTTAGAGGTCATTGGGATTGCCGCTTTCTTGCTGGTGTCTTACCCGCGCACGAATCGGGCGATTTGGGTGGCTCTGCGCTACTTATTTATCAGCAACACGGCCATGCTGTTTTATTTGGTGGGCGCTGTGTTGGTGTATCAGGCCAACCACTCCTTTGCTTATACCGGCTTAGAAGGAGCACCGCCAGAAGCCCTCGCCTTGATTTTTATGGGTCTGCTGACCAAAGGAGGCGTCTTTGTTTCCGGTTTATGGCTACCCTTAACCCACTCTGAGTCCGAGACTCCGGTGTCGGCCTTACTCTCAGGCGTTGTCGTCAAAACGGGAGTTTTCCCCCTGGCTCGCATGGCCTTAATGGTGGAGGAAGTCGCTCCCATCATCACCCTATTTGGGGTGGGTACAGCCTTTTTGGGTATTAGTCTGGCCCTCTTCGAGCAAGATACAAAGCGGCTTTTGGCCCAGAGTACCATTTCACAGCTCGGGTTTATCTTGGCCGCCCCTGCCGTCGGTGGGTTCTATGCCTTGACCCATGGTCTTGTCAAAGCCACCCTATTTTTAACCGCTGGGACATTGCCTAGCCGAGATTTTCAGGAGCTGCATAAGCAGCCTATGCCGCGGTCTTTATGGCTGGTATTGGTGATGGCCAGTTGCTCCATCTCCGGTATTCCTCTATGGTCTGGGTTTGCGTCCAAAGCGTTAACGCTGAAAAGTGTATTGCCCTGGCAAATGATTGCCCTCAATATCGCCACAGTGGGCACCATTGCTACCTTTGCCAAATTTATCTTTTTACCTCATCAGAGTGAAGCGAAGCCAGTTCGACCTGGGTTTTGGGTGGCTGTTCTCTTACTTTTAGGGGTCTTGCTAGCGGCCAATGGTATTTATTACCAGGCCTATACCGTTGCCAATATCGGCAAAGCCTTGGCCAAGGTAGGGTTGGGCTGGTTGGTCTATTGGCTGGTCATCCGTCGCGTGGTGCTGAAATTGCCTCGAGTCCAAGAGCAACTCGAACATTTAATTGGGGGCATGAGCTTAATGTTGGTTCTATTGTTCTGGATGGTGTTGGCATGA
- a CDS encoding Na+/H+ antiporter subunit E, whose amino-acid sequence MTGYLNILLRLAIWFLLTADFGIANIIIGVCVALILPRRANPGALKDWLHAIGEIIIAIPQAFFEAIEIMVRPHRYEAITMEHVKPQRTPGLIFLDIFVITFTPKTIVLKYHEEGLYEVHRIERRKKS is encoded by the coding sequence ATGACTGGATATCTGAACATTCTGCTGCGCTTAGCCATCTGGTTTTTGCTGACTGCTGATTTTGGTATTGCCAATATTATCATTGGTGTCTGTGTGGCTTTAATCCTGCCGCGCCGTGCCAACCCAGGTGCCTTAAAAGATTGGCTACACGCGATCGGGGAAATTATCATTGCCATTCCCCAGGCCTTTTTTGAGGCAATTGAAATTATGGTCCGTCCCCACCGCTATGAAGCGATCACGATGGAACATGTCAAACCGCAGCGCACCCCTGGCTTGATTTTTCTCGATATTTTTGTGATTACCTTTACCCCCAAAACCATTGTGCTGAAGTACCACGAGGAAGGGTTGTACGAAGTCCACCGTATCGAACGGAGGAAAAAGTCATGA
- a CDS encoding monovalent cation/H(+) antiporter subunit G, whose amino-acid sequence MINAISYVLMGIGIFFWFWGTWPLVGHRSVLYKLHSLSVADTLGSMLIVVGLLLKIPREWPLLVLAILSLAIWNTVLGYVLAYCSSDTKETGT is encoded by the coding sequence ATGATTAACGCGATTAGTTATGTCTTGATGGGCATTGGGATTTTCTTTTGGTTTTGGGGGACTTGGCCCTTAGTTGGTCACCGCTCGGTGCTCTACAAACTTCATAGCCTCTCTGTGGCCGATACTTTGGGGTCGATGTTAATTGTTGTTGGTTTGCTTCTGAAAATTCCACGGGAATGGCCCCTGCTGGTTCTGGCCATTCTCTCCCTAGCGATCTGGAATACCGTGCTGGGATATGTGTTGGCCTATTGTTCTAGTGATACGAAGGAAACGGGGACGTGA